The nucleotide sequence TGAAAAAATAAATGCCAATACTTATAAAATCACAAATAAGAAAAGTAATTTAGCATTAGAAACTACTGGAGTTTATGATAGTGCAGATATTCAACTTTGGAATTACACAGGAAAAGGAACTCAACAGTGGATAATTTCAGATGTGAATGCAGGAACAAATACAACACCAACTACAGGCGGAAATACAACACCAACTACGGGTGGAAATACAACACCGACTACAGGAAGTGCTATAGATAATAGTAAAACATATAAAATAATATCTCAAAATACAGGTAAAGTTTTAAATGTAAGAAATTATAGTTCTGAAAGTGGAGCACAAATAGAAGAGTTAGTTGATGTTGGCGCACTATCCGAAGAATGGAAAATAACAAATTCAGGTAATGGAAGCTATAAAATTACGTCTGCTTTAAGTAATTTTAGTTTGGATGCAGGTACAAGTACTGAGGGTTCTGATGTTAAACAGTATCAGTATACTGGCGCAGAAAGTCAACAGTGGAATATTGAAAAAATTGCTGCTAATACTTATAAAATAACAAATAAGAAAAGCGGTTTAGCTTTAAATGGAACTGGAGCTTGGGATGGTTCTAACCTTCAATTAGCTAAATATAGCAGTACAGCAGATCAGCAGTGGATACTTAAGGCTGTTAACTAAGAGTAATATTTAAAGACAGTATAAAGAAATGAAGTGAGATTAATATAAAATGAAACCTATATGAACAAGCATTATATTGTATAGGTTTCGTTTTAAATATCTTGCTTATTTTTGTATTCGTTTTTAGGTTAGTATTAAATAGAATTATATATAATTTTAATAAATTAACTTATTATACAATTATAGTACAAGATGAAATAATTAATGTATAATTGATAATTAAATATGATATAATTAAATTATTAAGTTATATAATTAAAATTTAGGTGAAAAAAATGAATTTGGATTTTGAATTGAATTTAACTCAGCAGCAAAAATTAGTAATGACTCAGCAAATGCAGATGTCAATAAAACTTCTTCAAATGTCTAATATGGAATTAAATGAGTATATCAGGAGTGAAATAGAAGAAAACCCACTTCTTGACGGAAAAGAAGTAATAAAAAATGATGAGTATCAGTCAGAAATGAGTAAAGTGGACTACAAAGAATTTATAAAATATCTGGATTTCGATAATTATACTCATGAAAATTATTCATACAGAAGTGAAGAAGAAGAGGTATCACCTTTTAATTTTATAGGTAGTAAAAAGTCCTTTACGGAGTATTTATTAGACCAACTTAGAGAGATAAGTATAGATAGTGAAACTAGGCATATATGTGAATATATAATAGAAAACTTAGATAGGGACGGATATTTACGGGATAGTTTAGAAGATATAGGGATGGCTGTGCACAAAGAGTTAAAAAGTGTACAAAATGCACTTAATGTAGTACAATCCTTAGAACCTATTGGAGTAGGTGCGAGAAATCTTGCAGAATGTTTGAAACTTCAGATTTATGTGAGGAATGTAAACGATACTAAACTAATAGAAATAATTGATAAGCATTTAGGCAATATAGCTGAAAATAAATATGGCGTAATAGCAAAGGAACTTAATATAACTCCAAAGGAAGCTCAAGAATATGGAGATTATATAAAAAAACTAGAGCCTAAGCCTTCGAGAGGATTTTTTACAGGTGACGAAGTAAAATATGTAGTTCCAGATGCGTTTATACGAAAAATAGATGATGATTTTTATGTAATAATGAATGATAGTTCAATTCCTAAATTATCTATAAATAATACCTATAAGAATATATTAAATACTGAAAACGATAAAAAAGATGTGGACTATGTAAAAGAAAAACTTAATAGTGCTATGTTTCTTCTTAAAAGTATAGAGCAGAGAAAAACTACTCTTTATGAAGTTCTAAACGAAATTTTAAGATACCAAAAAGCATATTTTGTTGGAAAAACTAATTATTTGAGGCCAATGACACTCAAAGATATTTCAGAGAAATTAGGTATGCATGAATCAACTATAAGTAGGGCGATAAGAGAAAAGTACGTATATATCGATACAAAGGGTTTGGTAAAAATAAGAGATATGTTCACTACGGGAATAGCAAGTGCTTATTCTGTGTCTGAAGATAAAAAGGATATGTCAACCCAAAAAATAAAAAATGAGATTAGAGATTTGATTGAGAAGGAGAATAAAAAAAGTCCATTGTCTGATCAGAAGCTTTCAGAAATTTTGAAAGAAAAAGGTATGAATATTTCTAGAAGAACTGTAGCAAAATATAGAGAAGAAATTGGTATAAAATCATCAGCTAAAAGGAAACGTTATTAAAAAGTGCTAAAGAAATAGTATTTATGAAAAAATTATATTTTTTTCATAAATACTATTTAAAAATTATTTTTTTTATCTTATAATATTAGTGGGACATGATTTATGATGCTGGGACTATATATGTCCAGCGAGGTGATTTAATGCACGAGATTCTAAAATTGCAGCAAAAAATCGTTCCTGAGCTTATGGATTTGCTTGAAAAGAGATATGACATTTTAAGAACAATTAAATATAACCAGCCTATAGGAAGAAGAATACTTGCAAATAAAATAGGTATAGGTGAAAGAGTTGTTAGGACAGAAATAAACTTTTTGAAAAAGCAAAATCTCATAAATATAAGCAATCCAGGAATGTCAGTTACAAAAGACGGAGAAGAAATAATTGATAAACTTAAAAATTTCATAAGGGAATTTAAAGGATTAACAGATATTGAGGAATTCATAAGAATAAACCTCAATATAAAGAAAGTTATAATAGTGCCAGGAGATATCGATGAAGATAGTACAGTTATGAATGAAATTGGAAGAACAGCTGCTAAATTTATACAAAGCATAATTCTAGACGGAGATATTGTAGCTATTACTGGTGGTACTACCATGAAAACTGTTGTTGATAATTATAGTTATTCACCTAGATATCAGAACACCGTTGTTGTTCCAGCAAGGGGTGGTATGGAGAGAAATCTTCAAACTGAAGCTAATACTTTAGCTGCCAATTTTGCCGATAAATTGGGTGCTAGCTATAAATTGATACATGTTCCAGATAATTTAAGTAATGAGGCTTTAAGTACAATAATCAATGAAAAAAGCATTAAGAACGCAATTGATACTATACGTAAAGCTGATATAATTATTTATGGAGTTGGAAGAGCTGATGAAATGAGCAAGAGGCGTGGGCTTAGCGAAGATGAAATATCCCACATACTCGGAAGTGGTTCTGTTGCTGAAGCTTTTGGATATTTTTTTGATAAAGAAGGAAATGTTGTATATCACACTCCATCACTGGGACTTAAAACAGAAGATATTAAAAAAGCCAAAAATATTATAGCTGTTGCAGGTAGCAAGCTTAAAGCGGAAGCTATTGTGGCAACGCAAATAAATGGCAGAGGAAATATCCTTATAACAGATGAGGGAACCGCTAAGGAAATAGTGAAAATATTAAAAGGCACTAAATAAAATCAATTTATCTATTTGTTGTAGATATATAATCTTTTCACGCATTAAAGTATATTGTGTGTCTATAGCAGCTGATATTATTTTAGCTAATAATTATATTTTAAATATAATTTTAGATATTAAAAAATTTTTGGAGGTAGTTAGAATGGCAAAGATAGCTATTAATGGTTTTGGAAGAATAGGAAGATTAGCTTTAAGAAGAATTCTTGAAGTACCTGGATTGGAAGTTGTTGCAATAAACGACTTAACTGATGCAAAAATGTTAGCACACTTATTTAAATATGATTCATCACAAGGAAGATTCAATGGAGAAATTGAAGTTAAAGAAGGAGCTTTCGTAGTAAACGGAAAAGAAGTTAAAGTTTTCGCTGAAGCAGATCCTGAAAAATTACCTTGGGGAGATCTTGGAATAGACGTTGTTCTTGAGTGCACAGGTTTCTTCACAAAGAAAGAAAAAGCAGAAGCTCACGTAAGAGCAGGCGCTAAAAAAGTTGTTATATCAGCTCCAGCTGGAAACGACTTAAAGACAATAGTTTTCAACGTTAATAATGAAGATCTTGATGGAACAGAAACAGTTATATCAGGTGCATCATGCACAACTAACTGCTTAGCTCCAATGGCTAAAGTATTAAATGATAAATTTGGAATAGAAAAAGGATTCATGACTACAATTCATGCGTTCACTAATGACCAAAACACATTAGATGGTCCACACAGAAAAGGAGATTTAAGAAGAGCTAGAGCTGCTGCTGTAAGTATCATCCCTAACTCAACTGGTGCTGCTAAAGCTATAAGCCAAGTTATTCCTGACTTAGCTGGAAAATTAGACGGAAACGCTCAAAGAGTTCCAGTTCCAACTGGTTCAATAACTGAATTAGTTTCAGTTCTTAAGAAAAAAGTTACAGTTGAAGAAATCAACGCTGCTATGAAAGAAGCTGCTGATGAATCATTTGGATACACTGAAGATCCAATCGTTTCAGCTGACGTAGTAGGAATCAACTACGGATCATTATTTGATGCAACTTTAACTAAAATTGTTGATGTTAACGGATCACAATTAGTTAAAACAGCTGCTTGGTATGATAATGAAATGTCATACACTTCACAATTAGTTAGAACTTTAGCTTACTTTGCAAAAATAGCAAAATAGTTTAAAGCGCTCATTAATTAATTTGAATAGATTAAAGTAGAACATAGTAAAAAGGTCTGGTTTTATAGTTAAACGGCTATGAGGCTGGACCTTTTATAAAATATAAATAAGGTAGTATGAGGTGAATATTATGAAATTCAATAAAAAGACTATTGAAGATGTAGATGTTAAAGGTAAAAGAGTATTAGTTAGATGCGATTTTAATGTACCTTTAAAGGACGGAGTAATAACTGACGAAAACAGACTTAATGGAGCACTTCCAACTATAAAATACCTTTCAGAGCACGGTGGAAAAGTTATTCTTTGTTCACATCTTGGAAAAGCAAAGGGACCAGATCCTTCAAAAACTTTAGCTCCAGTTGCTAAAAGATTAAGTGAATTACTTGGACGCGAAGTTAAATTTGCTGCTGATGATACAGTTGTTGGCGAGAATGCTAAGAAGGCTGTAGCTGAACTTAAAGAAGGAGAAATAGTTCTTCTTGAGAACACAAGATTCAGACCAGAAGAAGGAAAAAATGATGATGCATTCTCAAAAGATTTAGCTTCACTTGCAGATGTATATGTAAATGATGCATTTGGAACTGCTCACAGAGCACACTGCTCAACAGTTGGAGTAACTAAATTCGTAGATACTGCTGTATGTGGATATTTAATTCAAAAAGAATTAAAATTCTTAGGATCAGCTGTTGAAAATCCAGTTAGACCTTTTGTTGCAATTCTTGGAGGAGCAAAAGTTTCTGATAAAATCAATGTTATAAACAATTTACTTGAAAAAGTTGATACATTAATCATCGGAGGCGGAATGGCATACACATTCTTAAAAGCTCAAGGATATACAATAGGAACTTCACTTCTTGAAGCAGACAAAGTTGATTATGCAAAAGAAATGATAGAAAAAGCAGAAGCTAAAGGAGTAAAATTACTTCTTCCTATAGATAATATAGTTGGAGCAGAATTTAAAGCAGATACAAAAGCAGTTACAACTGAAGATGCAAATATACCAGAAGGATACATGGGATTAGATATTGGACCAAAGACTCAAAAGCTTTATGCTGATGCTGTTAAAGAAGCTAAAACAGTTGTTTGGAATGGACCTATGGGAGTATTTGAATTTGAAAACTTCGCTAAAGGAACAAAAGATGTTGCAAAAGCTATGGCTGAATCAGATGCAACAACAGTTATAGGTGGAGGAGACAGTGCTGCTGCTGTTAATCAGTTAGGATTTGGAGACAAAATGACTCATATCTCAACTGGAGGCGGAGCTTCACTTGAATTCTTAGAAGGAAAAGAACTTCCAGGAATAGTAGCTCTTAATGATAAATAATAATAATTATTAGTAAATAATATTTACAAATAATAGAATAGTGCTATAATGAAATTAAAGATAGATATATGAAGCTATTCCAATCTAAAACTACATATGATAAATAATCCATT is from Clostridium acetobutylicum ATCC 824 and encodes:
- the rpoN gene encoding RNA polymerase factor sigma-54; this encodes MDFELNLTQQQKLVMTQQMQMSIKLLQMSNMELNEYIRSEIEENPLLDGKEVIKNDEYQSEMSKVDYKEFIKYLDFDNYTHENYSYRSEEEEVSPFNFIGSKKSFTEYLLDQLREISIDSETRHICEYIIENLDRDGYLRDSLEDIGMAVHKELKSVQNALNVVQSLEPIGVGARNLAECLKLQIYVRNVNDTKLIEIIDKHLGNIAENKYGVIAKELNITPKEAQEYGDYIKKLEPKPSRGFFTGDEVKYVVPDAFIRKIDDDFYVIMNDSSIPKLSINNTYKNILNTENDKKDVDYVKEKLNSAMFLLKSIEQRKTTLYEVLNEILRYQKAYFVGKTNYLRPMTLKDISEKLGMHESTISRAIREKYVYIDTKGLVKIRDMFTTGIASAYSVSEDKKDMSTQKIKNEIRDLIEKENKKSPLSDQKLSEILKEKGMNISRRTVAKYREEIGIKSSAKRKRY
- a CDS encoding phosphoglycerate kinase, whose protein sequence is MKFNKKTIEDVDVKGKRVLVRCDFNVPLKDGVITDENRLNGALPTIKYLSEHGGKVILCSHLGKAKGPDPSKTLAPVAKRLSELLGREVKFAADDTVVGENAKKAVAELKEGEIVLLENTRFRPEEGKNDDAFSKDLASLADVYVNDAFGTAHRAHCSTVGVTKFVDTAVCGYLIQKELKFLGSAVENPVRPFVAILGGAKVSDKINVINNLLEKVDTLIIGGGMAYTFLKAQGYTIGTSLLEADKVDYAKEMIEKAEAKGVKLLLPIDNIVGAEFKADTKAVTTEDANIPEGYMGLDIGPKTQKLYADAVKEAKTVVWNGPMGVFEFENFAKGTKDVAKAMAESDATTVIGGGDSAAAVNQLGFGDKMTHISTGGGASLEFLEGKELPGIVALNDK
- a CDS encoding sugar-binding transcriptional regulator; the protein is MHEILKLQQKIVPELMDLLEKRYDILRTIKYNQPIGRRILANKIGIGERVVRTEINFLKKQNLINISNPGMSVTKDGEEIIDKLKNFIREFKGLTDIEEFIRINLNIKKVIIVPGDIDEDSTVMNEIGRTAAKFIQSIILDGDIVAITGGTTMKTVVDNYSYSPRYQNTVVVPARGGMERNLQTEANTLAANFADKLGASYKLIHVPDNLSNEALSTIINEKSIKNAIDTIRKADIIIYGVGRADEMSKRRGLSEDEISHILGSGSVAEAFGYFFDKEGNVVYHTPSLGLKTEDIKKAKNIIAVAGSKLKAEAIVATQINGRGNILITDEGTAKEIVKILKGTK
- the gap gene encoding type I glyceraldehyde-3-phosphate dehydrogenase, which codes for MAKIAINGFGRIGRLALRRILEVPGLEVVAINDLTDAKMLAHLFKYDSSQGRFNGEIEVKEGAFVVNGKEVKVFAEADPEKLPWGDLGIDVVLECTGFFTKKEKAEAHVRAGAKKVVISAPAGNDLKTIVFNVNNEDLDGTETVISGASCTTNCLAPMAKVLNDKFGIEKGFMTTIHAFTNDQNTLDGPHRKGDLRRARAAAVSIIPNSTGAAKAISQVIPDLAGKLDGNAQRVPVPTGSITELVSVLKKKVTVEEINAAMKEAADESFGYTEDPIVSADVVGINYGSLFDATLTKIVDVNGSQLVKTAAWYDNEMSYTSQLVRTLAYFAKIAK